Proteins from a genomic interval of bacterium:
- a CDS encoding amidohydrolase family protein produces MAATALVGGRVIDGTGRAPIEDAVVLIDGERIDAVFRRGDMEVPSGAEVVDISGSTVIPGLIDCHVHVGVLADNSFLQVEDPASLADQFMTTLLGHGVTTVRDTGNFNPDEVFRTFKEGRDGWPRFFGAGTILDGPADPPAPWRWLAIIDDEASARAETARLAEAGMDFIKVYVWARLPVLRAVVSEAHRRGVRVAAHVGHTVTVEEAVKVGVDALEHVRVGRELVPEKRQAELAALPGRILDPLVGFQPWRYIDPESDLADGLIALMAERGTFITPTLTLSQSILAGNTEAATCPAGLDEMPEAVAEQWSQYAYPFDYSETDWEAAPVELRNQMAFIGRAQRGGVNVTAGTDLTNPFVVPGHSMHEELRLLVDGCGFTPTEAIVAGTSRAAELLGQADELGTVEKRKLADLVVLDGNPLDDIGNTRRISAVYKGGQLVA; encoded by the coding sequence ATGGCTGCCACTGCGCTGGTAGGCGGAAGGGTGATCGACGGTACGGGAAGGGCGCCGATCGAGGATGCCGTGGTGCTCATCGACGGGGAGCGGATCGATGCCGTGTTCCGCAGGGGCGACATGGAGGTTCCCTCCGGCGCCGAAGTGGTGGACATATCCGGCTCGACGGTGATACCCGGCCTGATCGACTGCCACGTCCACGTGGGGGTGCTGGCCGACAACTCCTTCCTGCAGGTGGAGGACCCGGCCTCCCTCGCCGACCAGTTCATGACCACCCTGCTCGGCCACGGGGTGACGACCGTCCGGGACACCGGCAACTTCAACCCTGACGAGGTTTTCCGCACCTTCAAGGAGGGCCGGGACGGCTGGCCCCGCTTCTTCGGCGCCGGGACGATCCTGGACGGTCCGGCAGATCCTCCCGCGCCGTGGCGCTGGCTGGCCATCATCGACGACGAGGCTTCCGCCCGCGCCGAGACAGCCCGCCTGGCAGAGGCCGGGATGGACTTCATCAAGGTGTACGTGTGGGCCCGCCTGCCGGTGCTGCGGGCGGTGGTCTCCGAAGCCCACCGCCGGGGGGTGCGGGTCGCCGCCCACGTCGGGCATACCGTCACCGTCGAGGAGGCCGTGAAGGTGGGCGTCGACGCCCTCGAGCATGTGCGGGTGGGCCGCGAGTTGGTCCCCGAGAAGCGCCAGGCGGAGCTGGCGGCCCTGCCGGGGCGGATCCTGGATCCGTTGGTCGGCTTCCAGCCGTGGCGTTACATCGACCCCGAGTCGGACCTGGCCGACGGCCTGATCGCGCTTATGGCCGAGCGGGGCACCTTCATCACGCCCACCCTGACCCTCTCCCAGAGCATCCTGGCCGGGAACACGGAGGCGGCAACGTGTCCGGCCGGCCTCGACGAGATGCCGGAGGCGGTCGCCGAGCAGTGGAGCCAGTACGCCTACCCGTTCGACTACAGCGAGACGGACTGGGAGGCGGCCCCGGTGGAGTTGCGGAACCAGATGGCCTTCATCGGCCGGGCCCAGCGCGGCGGCGTGAACGTGACGGCCGGAACCGACCTCACCAACCCCTTCGTGGTGCCCGGCCACAGCATGCACGAGGAGTTGCGCCTGCTGGTGGACGGATGCGGGTTCACCCCCACCGAAGCCATCGTGGCCGGAACCAGCCGGGCCGCCGAGTTGCTGGGCCAGGCCGACGAGCTGGGCACGGTCGAGAAGCGCAAGCTGGCCGACCTGGTGGTGCTCGACGGCAACCCCCTCGACGACATCGGCAACACCCGCCGGATCTCCGCCGTCTACAAGGGAGGCCAGCTAGTCGCTTAG
- a CDS encoding VOC family protein, with product MIERFDHAVIGVPDLESAMGAFRRLGFEVAVGGRHPSLGTRNAIVRFGLDYLELLTVEDPAVARARGPFGRELLSFLDQGSGLVGFVLAGTGLEDEVEGLRGLGIGAEGPFEMDRIHPKGGRLEWRLVLPGGSPWRKPWPYLIDWITGEGELLAWDPPGDHGNLVTGVAGIDLVVGDLDEAARLYERALGLRAGDGGHQRPGASSRQYRLGSFRLALSQPDGPGPVATELERRGPGPYSLVLASSDLDSTAEMLARAGVRISRSPAGLDIDPSEAAGARIRIVPA from the coding sequence GTGATCGAACGCTTCGACCACGCCGTGATCGGCGTTCCCGACCTCGAGTCGGCCATGGGCGCCTTCCGACGGCTCGGTTTCGAGGTGGCGGTGGGGGGCCGCCATCCCTCCCTCGGCACCCGCAACGCCATAGTCCGCTTCGGTCTCGACTACCTGGAACTGCTGACGGTGGAGGACCCGGCCGTAGCGAGGGCCCGGGGGCCGTTCGGGAGGGAGTTGCTGTCGTTCCTCGACCAGGGCTCGGGGCTGGTCGGTTTCGTTCTGGCCGGGACCGGCCTCGAGGACGAGGTGGAAGGCCTGCGAGGCCTGGGTATCGGCGCTGAGGGTCCGTTCGAGATGGACCGGATCCACCCGAAGGGTGGTCGGTTGGAGTGGAGGCTGGTCCTTCCGGGGGGATCCCCGTGGCGCAAGCCATGGCCCTACCTGATCGACTGGATCACCGGTGAGGGCGAACTGCTGGCCTGGGACCCGCCCGGTGACCATGGCAATCTGGTCACCGGTGTGGCCGGGATCGACCTGGTGGTCGGGGACCTGGATGAGGCCGCCCGACTCTACGAACGAGCCCTCGGGCTCCGGGCCGGAGACGGCGGGCATCAGCGGCCGGGAGCGTCGAGCCGCCAATACCGGCTCGGTTCCTTCCGGCTGGCGCTCTCCCAGCCCGACGGACCGGGACCCGTTGCCACCGAACTCGAGCGACGGGGGCCGGGCCCCTACAGCTTGGTGCTGGCATCGAGCGACCTGGACTCCACCGCCGAGATGCTGGCCCGCGCCGGAGTCAGGATCAGCCGGTCTCCCGCCGGTCTCGACATCGACCCCTCAGAGGCGGCGGGCGCCCGGATCAGGATCGTTCCCGCGTAG
- a CDS encoding LLM class flavin-dependent oxidoreductase, whose amino-acid sequence MTRIKYGLTLSNRSVLLGMSTVSEMLDLAVEADQAEVWDSVWVGDSIFAKPRLDAMVALGALAARTERVGLGVGCMASMPLRDALLFAYQWLSFDCLSGGRSIFVACQGQREAGGGKFAEEFAAFGIDPGTRSRRMEEAIEILRLVSETEEASYEGTYNRFDNVTVLPRPVQQPLPIWVTANPNPAFPKLSERALRRVARMGDGWMTTANTPETLATNLAAIGRYADEEGRPLSEGFEACLYYNIHVAEDRERGMEEVASYLKAYYGVDYDRAFLERWVAIGDPGRCIDLIRGFADAGATSITLRLVGHDEAGQFRRVTEEVLPALVG is encoded by the coding sequence ATGACCCGGATCAAGTACGGCCTCACGCTGTCGAACCGGAGCGTGCTGCTCGGGATGTCCACGGTCTCCGAGATGCTCGACCTGGCGGTGGAGGCGGATCAGGCCGAGGTGTGGGACTCGGTGTGGGTGGGGGATTCGATTTTCGCCAAGCCCCGCCTGGACGCCATGGTGGCGCTCGGGGCCCTGGCGGCGCGCACCGAGCGGGTCGGCCTCGGGGTGGGTTGCATGGCGAGCATGCCCCTTCGCGACGCCCTGCTGTTCGCCTACCAGTGGCTCAGCTTCGACTGCCTGTCCGGTGGCCGGTCCATCTTCGTGGCCTGCCAGGGTCAGCGGGAGGCGGGCGGCGGCAAGTTCGCGGAGGAGTTCGCCGCCTTCGGCATCGATCCGGGAACGAGGAGCCGGCGGATGGAGGAGGCGATCGAGATCCTGCGCCTCGTCTCCGAGACGGAGGAGGCCTCCTACGAGGGGACCTACAACCGGTTCGATAACGTGACGGTGCTGCCCAGGCCGGTCCAGCAACCCCTGCCGATCTGGGTCACCGCCAACCCCAACCCCGCCTTCCCGAAGCTGTCCGAGCGGGCACTGCGGCGGGTGGCCCGGATGGGCGACGGCTGGATGACCACCGCCAACACCCCGGAGACCCTCGCCACCAACCTGGCGGCTATCGGGCGGTACGCGGACGAGGAGGGCCGCCCCCTCTCCGAGGGCTTCGAGGCCTGCCTGTACTACAACATCCACGTGGCCGAGGACCGGGAGCGGGGTATGGAGGAGGTGGCCTCCTACCTGAAGGCCTACTACGGAGTGGACTACGACCGCGCCTTCCTGGAACGGTGGGTGGCGATAGGCGATCCCGGGCGGTGCATCGATCTGATCCGGGGGTTCGCGGACGCCGGGGCGACCAGCATCACCCTGCGGCTGGTGGGCCACGACGAGGCGGGGCAGTTCCGGAGGGTCACCGAAGAGGTGCTGCCGGCGCTGGTGGGGTGA